Proteins found in one Streptococcus anginosus subsp. whileyi MAS624 genomic segment:
- a CDS encoding PrgI family protein yields MAYVPIPKDLNRVKTKVAFNLTKRQLIGFTLAGLVGIPVYLFMRKVVPNDIAVIFLIVSTLPIFFITLFEKDGLTFEKYFKHIYLHKFYQPQKRVRKEVYLEQEKKNSANKTHAKRKGIEKSKAGLKEK; encoded by the coding sequence ATGGCATATGTACCAATCCCTAAAGACTTAAATAGGGTAAAGACAAAAGTTGCTTTTAATTTAACGAAAAGGCAGCTCATAGGCTTCACACTTGCAGGACTGGTTGGAATACCGGTCTATTTATTTATGCGAAAGGTAGTTCCCAATGATATAGCCGTTATATTTCTCATTGTGTCAACGCTTCCCATATTTTTCATCACTCTCTTTGAAAAGGACGGACTGACATTTGAGAAATACTTTAAGCACATTTATCTTCATAAGTTTTATCAACCGCAAAAGAGAGTGAGAAAGGAGGTTTACCTTGAACAGGAAAAGAAAAATTCAGCAAATAAAACTCATGCAAAACGAAAAGGCATTGAGAAGTCAAAAGCGGGACTTAAAGAAAAGTAA
- a CDS encoding transposon-encoded TnpW family protein: MQEKRNEQTTGTKTIKKIGKTTYEVIVHFNDKSSETMQDKLKRIMLREFRRKSDEKKDDFD; encoded by the coding sequence ATGCAAGAAAAAAGAAATGAACAAACTACAGGAACAAAGACGATAAAGAAGATTGGAAAGACCACTTATGAGGTGATTGTCCATTTTAATGATAAAAGCAGTGAAACTATGCAGGATAAACTAAAAAGGATAATGTTGAGGGAATTTCGGAGAAAATCGGACGAAAAAAAAGATGATTTTGATTAA
- a CDS encoding VirB4-like conjugal transfer ATPase, CD1110 family yields the protein MNRKRKIQQIKLMQNEKALRSQKRDLKKSNCKSKKDKVGILDLIFKKEPKRYTVEDTIPYLRLLKSGICQLDEKHFSKSIAFQDINYQLALDEDRDLIFNQFANFLNSFDPSISIEFSYINQLGRNEEMKSAIQIPDKKDGFDDIRFEFREMLKSQIVKGNNGLKKSKYVTFTVEADNLEQATSKLERLEIDILSNLKSMSVRAESLNGEERLKILHDVLNPNKTFEFSYKDLKKRESTKTYIVPDEFNFTPSRYFKFGKFIGATSHFQILASELSDRMLSEFLDIDDNINISFHIRAIDQSEAIKMVKRKNTDIDKMRIEENKKAVRSGYDMDILPSDLITYGEDVKSLLKDLQTRDERMFVVSIVFMNFARTVQKLDNTITQISSIANKHNCKLKRLDHSQEQGLVSVLPLGVNKIEIDRGLTSSSTAVFMPFTTEELFINSSNSLYYGLNALSHNLIMADRKKLKNPNGLILGTPGSGKSFSAKREMANAILVTDDDVIICDPEGEYGNLVRQFKGEVIKVSSKSKDYLNPLDINMNYGDGDAPLKDKANFIMSMLELVVGGSGLTAEEKSVIDRCLPKIYEKYFENPEPCNMPILQDLYDMLKGQEEKVGKKLATEMEIYVSGSLNVFNHRSNVDLNKKLLCFDIKELGSQLKKIGMLVIQDQVWNKVSQNRGNKSTRYYIDEFHLLLKDEQTASYSVEIWKRFRKWGGIPTGITQNVKDLLMSKEIENIFDNTDFVLMLNQASGDREILARKLKISLPQLRYVTNSNEGEGLLFFGNTIVPFLDKFPKDTILYQKMTTKPEEVR from the coding sequence TTGAACAGGAAAAGAAAAATTCAGCAAATAAAACTCATGCAAAACGAAAAGGCATTGAGAAGTCAAAAGCGGGACTTAAAGAAAAGTAATTGCAAGTCAAAAAAAGATAAGGTAGGAATCCTTGACCTTATCTTTAAGAAAGAACCGAAAAGATATACGGTAGAAGATACCATTCCCTATCTAAGGCTTTTAAAAAGCGGAATATGTCAGCTTGATGAAAAGCACTTCAGTAAAAGTATAGCCTTTCAGGACATTAACTATCAGCTTGCTTTAGATGAAGATCGGGACTTGATTTTTAATCAGTTTGCAAACTTCCTAAACTCTTTCGATCCAAGCATCAGCATTGAGTTTTCATATATCAATCAGCTCGGACGAAACGAAGAAATGAAGTCGGCAATTCAGATACCGGATAAAAAGGACGGTTTTGACGATATACGCTTTGAATTTAGAGAGATGCTTAAAAGCCAGATTGTAAAGGGGAATAACGGACTTAAAAAATCAAAGTATGTAACCTTTACAGTGGAAGCGGATAATTTAGAGCAGGCAACATCAAAACTTGAAAGACTGGAGATAGATATATTATCTAATCTAAAGAGCATGAGTGTGAGAGCAGAAAGCCTAAACGGAGAAGAAAGGCTAAAGATACTCCACGATGTTTTAAATCCGAATAAGACCTTTGAATTTTCCTACAAAGACCTAAAGAAAAGAGAAAGCACAAAGACATATATTGTGCCTGATGAGTTTAACTTTACACCGAGTAGATACTTTAAGTTCGGCAAATTCATCGGAGCAACGAGTCATTTTCAAATCCTTGCCAGTGAGCTTTCAGATAGGATGTTATCCGAGTTTTTGGATATTGACGATAACATCAATATTTCCTTTCATATTAGGGCAATCGACCAATCGGAAGCCATTAAGATGGTAAAACGAAAAAACACTGATATTGATAAGATGAGGATTGAAGAAAACAAAAAGGCTGTAAGGTCAGGATATGACATGGACATTCTTCCAAGTGATTTAATTACTTACGGAGAAGATGTAAAGAGCCTATTAAAAGACTTGCAGACAAGAGATGAGAGAATGTTTGTGGTAAGTATTGTCTTTATGAACTTTGCAAGGACAGTGCAAAAGCTCGATAACACAATTACTCAAATAAGCTCCATTGCAAATAAGCATAACTGTAAGCTGAAAAGACTTGACCATTCTCAGGAACAAGGTTTAGTGAGCGTGCTGCCTCTTGGTGTAAATAAGATTGAGATAGATAGAGGACTGACAAGCTCATCAACGGCAGTATTTATGCCATTTACCACAGAGGAGCTTTTTATCAATTCAAGTAATAGTCTTTACTACGGACTAAATGCCCTAAGCCATAACCTGATTATGGCAGATAGAAAGAAATTAAAGAACCCAAACGGTCTAATCCTCGGAACTCCGGGTAGCGGTAAATCCTTTAGTGCCAAAAGAGAAATGGCAAATGCGATTTTAGTAACAGATGATGATGTGATTATCTGCGATCCGGAAGGAGAGTATGGAAACCTCGTAAGGCAGTTTAAGGGAGAAGTCATTAAGGTCAGCAGTAAGTCAAAGGATTACCTGAATCCCCTTGATATAAATATGAACTACGGTGATGGGGATGCACCGCTGAAAGACAAGGCAAACTTTATCATGAGTATGCTTGAGCTTGTAGTAGGCGGTAGTGGTCTTACGGCAGAAGAAAAGTCCGTTATAGATAGATGCCTGCCTAAAATTTATGAAAAGTATTTTGAAAACCCAGAGCCTTGTAATATGCCAATACTGCAAGACCTATACGATATGTTAAAAGGACAGGAGGAAAAGGTTGGTAAGAAGCTGGCAACAGAGATGGAAATCTATGTATCAGGTTCTCTTAATGTCTTTAATCACAGGTCAAATGTGGATTTGAATAAGAAGCTCCTTTGTTTTGATATTAAAGAACTCGGAAGTCAGCTAAAGAAAATCGGTATGCTTGTTATTCAGGATCAGGTGTGGAATAAGGTGTCACAAAACAGAGGAAACAAGTCTACAAGGTACTATATCGACGAGTTTCATTTACTTTTAAAAGATGAGCAGACAGCATCGTATTCGGTTGAGATTTGGAAGCGTTTTAGAAAATGGGGAGGTATCCCGACAGGTATCACGCAAAATGTCAAAGACCTACTTATGAGTAAGGAAATTGAAAATATCTTTGATAATACGGACTTTGTCTTAATGTTAAATCAGGCTTCAGGAGATAGAGAGATACTTGCAAGAAAACTTAAAATCTCACTTCCACAGCTCAGATATGTTACTAATTCAAATGAAGGCGAGGGACTACTGTTCTTTGGGAATACCATTGTGCCTTTCCTTGATAAGTTTCCGAAAGATACAATCCTTTATCAGAAGATGACTACCAAGCCGGAAGAAGTGAGGTAG
- a CDS encoding VirB6/TrbL-like conjugal transfer protein, CD1112 family: protein MFGIFDKIEEFFKELLLGGIQANLESMFLDINDKVGAVATDVGKTPMGWNGDVFAFIKSINDSVIIPIAGLIITAVLCIELINMVMQKNNMHDTDTFEFFKYIIKMWIAVWLVSHAFEFSMAVFDVAQHMVNKAAGVINTSATVSGDQIVAMMDTLKEKGLGELVMILFETSLIKVAIQVISVVIMLVVYGRMFEIYVYSSVSAIPFATMGNKEWGQIGTNYIKGLFALGLQGLFLMVCLGIYAVLVKTIQITDIHTSTFTILGYAVLLGLMMLKSGTLAKSVLNAH from the coding sequence ATGTTTGGAATATTCGACAAGATAGAAGAATTCTTTAAGGAACTTCTACTGGGCGGTATCCAAGCGAACTTAGAGTCCATGTTTCTTGACATCAACGATAAAGTTGGTGCGGTTGCAACAGATGTAGGTAAAACGCCTATGGGGTGGAACGGAGATGTATTTGCCTTTATCAAAAGCATTAACGATTCCGTTATCATTCCAATAGCGGGACTAATCATCACAGCAGTTCTTTGTATCGAGCTTATCAATATGGTAATGCAAAAGAACAATATGCACGATACAGATACCTTTGAATTTTTCAAGTACATCATCAAGATGTGGATTGCTGTATGGTTAGTATCCCATGCCTTTGAGTTTTCAATGGCAGTTTTTGATGTGGCACAGCACATGGTAAATAAGGCGGCAGGGGTGATAAATACCTCTGCCACCGTTTCCGGAGATCAGATAGTGGCAATGATGGATACCCTAAAAGAAAAGGGGCTTGGAGAACTTGTCATGATTCTCTTTGAAACCTCACTCATCAAGGTTGCTATACAGGTAATATCCGTTGTGATTATGCTTGTAGTTTACGGAAGAATGTTTGAGATTTATGTTTACTCATCGGTTTCAGCCATTCCATTTGCCACAATGGGAAACAAAGAGTGGGGACAGATTGGAACAAACTACATCAAAGGACTATTTGCACTTGGATTACAAGGCCTCTTTTTAATGGTTTGTCTTGGAATATACGCAGTATTAGTTAAGACAATACAAATAACAGATATACACACAAGTACCTTTACTATACTTGGATATGCGGTTTTGCTGGGGTTAATGATGCTAAAGAGCGGAACACTGGCCAAAAGCGTATTAAATGCACACTAA
- the mobQ gene encoding MobQ family relaxase, which yields MEIKSLHTHVDIVARSKGASVIAKAAYNARDKLQDEYYGKTHDYSKKTDLVFSKIFLPEHIPKEFSNREYLWNEVEKIEKSKNSQLARNLLFELPRELNEEDRIKLISEFIEENFTSKGMIADCNIHNPPASDHEEQPHAHILLTLREMDREGKWKPKCRKEYILDENGEKIKLKSGNYKSRKVNLNDWNEPDKAKEWRENFSKKANEYLARNNIDKRIDPRTFEEQGREELPQIHLGTSSYQMEKKGIQTERGNQNRKIIALNLEFKKLKEELSKLTSWIGSLLGSLQVKYEQYKQEKKEEYENKAELFNLYEYISIYYDLQGEKARKLNPYASNKKIGADLRRFSKARIYLKDNNLKTIADLQEKISTLQSQNKKISQDIKAKTTRIENLNKCFIYADIIKDNKQVFEEWNSKSLFKDSFYNSHKDEIDKYKRARAILEKITGSSAIKIKDWKKEIQSLESEISKLNRQSQSIKEEYESINHIKYAVKTVNEDYGIDLSIEIDKAIKRGEKPSVIAQIKKYQEQQEAYEKRKERTKDYYRKDER from the coding sequence ATGGAAATCAAAAGTTTGCATACCCATGTAGATATTGTGGCAAGGTCAAAAGGAGCAAGCGTGATTGCAAAAGCTGCATATAATGCAAGAGATAAGCTACAAGATGAATACTATGGAAAAACACATGACTATTCTAAAAAAACAGACCTTGTATTCTCAAAAATATTCTTGCCGGAACATATCCCAAAAGAGTTTTCTAATAGAGAATACCTATGGAATGAAGTTGAGAAAATCGAAAAAAGTAAAAATTCACAACTTGCAAGAAATCTACTCTTTGAACTGCCAAGAGAATTAAATGAAGAAGATAGAATAAAACTCATCAGTGAGTTTATAGAAGAAAACTTTACTTCTAAAGGTATGATAGCAGACTGTAATATTCATAATCCGCCGGCAAGCGATCATGAAGAACAACCACACGCCCATATCTTACTTACCCTAAGAGAAATGGATAGGGAGGGAAAATGGAAACCGAAATGCAGAAAAGAATATATCCTTGATGAAAATGGAGAAAAGATAAAACTGAAAAGCGGAAACTATAAATCAAGAAAAGTAAATCTGAATGATTGGAACGAACCTGACAAAGCAAAAGAGTGGAGAGAAAACTTTTCAAAGAAAGCAAACGAATATTTAGCAAGGAACAACATAGATAAAAGGATAGATCCACGCACCTTTGAAGAACAAGGCAGAGAAGAACTTCCGCAAATCCATTTAGGAACAAGCAGTTACCAAATGGAGAAAAAAGGCATACAGACAGAAAGAGGAAACCAAAACAGAAAAATCATTGCCTTGAATTTAGAATTTAAGAAATTAAAAGAGGAGCTATCCAAACTTACATCTTGGATAGGTTCGTTACTTGGAAGTCTGCAAGTAAAATATGAGCAGTACAAACAGGAGAAGAAAGAAGAATATGAGAACAAAGCGGAACTCTTTAATCTCTATGAGTACATCAGTATTTATTATGACTTACAGGGAGAAAAAGCAAGAAAGTTAAACCCCTATGCAAGCAACAAAAAGATAGGAGCAGACCTAAGACGATTTTCAAAGGCAAGGATATATCTGAAAGACAACAATCTTAAAACCATAGCCGACCTACAAGAAAAGATAAGCACGTTACAATCCCAAAATAAGAAGATTAGTCAAGACATCAAGGCGAAAACCACAAGAATAGAAAACTTAAATAAATGCTTTATCTATGCAGACATCATCAAGGATAACAAACAAGTCTTTGAGGAATGGAACAGTAAATCCCTATTCAAAGACAGCTTTTACAATTCCCATAAAGATGAGATAGATAAATACAAAAGAGCAAGGGCAATCCTTGAAAAGATAACAGGTTCATCGGCTATCAAGATAAAGGACTGGAAAAAAGAAATCCAAAGCCTTGAAAGTGAAATATCGAAACTCAACAGACAATCACAATCAATCAAAGAAGAGTACGAAAGTATCAACCATATCAAGTATGCAGTCAAAACGGTCAATGAGGATTATGGCATAGACCTATCCATTGAGATTGACAAGGCAATTAAGAGAGGAGAAAAACCAAGTGTCATTGCACAGATTAAGAAATATCAGGAGCAACAAGAAGCCTACGAAAAACGAAAGGAAAGGACAAAGGACTATTACAGGAAGGACGAAAGATGA
- the ltrA gene encoding group II intron reverse transcriptase/maturase, with protein MSTSKQTLKQSKIRYTEYYDLQKVLDDLYEDSSKNKVFSNLMELITSRENIKLAYRSIKGNKGSHTAGVDGRTIKHLSRLNEEEYISLIQKQFHWYKPRPVKRVEILKPNGKIRPLGIPTIVDRIVQQCILQILEPICEAKFHDSSYGFRPNRSTEHAIAECARLMQIQHLHYVVDIDIQGFFDNVYHAKLIRQLWNLGIQDKKLLCIIKEMLKADIVMPDKEVITPTKGTPQGGILSPLLSNVVLNELDWWVSSQWLTMPTHYPYKQRTNSQGTEIKSHTYRALRTSNLKEIYIVRYADDFKIFCRNYYDAKRTYQAVTKWLQDRLKLNVSEEKSKITNLKQRYSEFLGFKLKVKPKGKKFVVQSHISDKALKNAKEDISKCVADIKRPANEKEQYEAIAKYNATVSGLHNYYQIATNVSLDFTKIAFHIKKQMNNRLDIKTSGTLNKGFIKEKYGKSKQLRFLNGHPLIPVGYIRTKDAKHKKKVVNKYTVKGRAFIHKNLQIDVDTLVWLMKHPVLDKSIEFADNRISLFAAQYGRCGVTGIKLTPNDIHCHHKIPLEQGGTDSYSNLILVTEAVHILIHATKEDTIQKYIKELGLTNKQIEKCNKLRKMAELPLI; from the coding sequence GTGTCCACTTCGAAACAAACACTGAAACAAAGCAAAATCCGTTATACGGAATACTATGACTTGCAAAAAGTCCTTGATGATTTATATGAAGATAGCAGTAAGAATAAAGTATTTTCAAATTTAATGGAGCTGATAACTTCAAGAGAAAATATTAAACTCGCTTATCGTAGTATCAAAGGGAACAAAGGCAGTCATACAGCCGGAGTAGATGGCAGAACAATAAAACATCTATCAAGGCTAAATGAAGAAGAATACATTTCTCTCATACAAAAACAGTTTCATTGGTATAAACCACGCCCTGTAAAGAGAGTGGAGATACTAAAGCCTAATGGGAAAATAAGACCTTTAGGAATACCGACTATTGTAGACAGAATTGTACAACAATGTATCTTGCAAATATTGGAGCCGATATGTGAAGCCAAGTTTCATGACAGTTCCTATGGGTTTCGACCTAACAGGAGTACGGAACATGCAATCGCAGAATGTGCAAGACTAATGCAGATACAGCACTTACACTATGTGGTTGATATTGATATACAAGGATTTTTCGATAACGTATATCATGCAAAGCTCATAAGGCAGCTTTGGAATTTGGGAATCCAAGACAAAAAGTTACTTTGTATCATTAAGGAAATGCTGAAAGCAGATATTGTTATGCCCGATAAAGAGGTAATTACACCAACAAAGGGAACACCACAAGGCGGAATATTATCACCGCTACTATCTAATGTAGTCTTGAACGAATTAGATTGGTGGGTGTCCTCCCAGTGGCTGACAATGCCCACTCATTATCCATATAAACAGAGAACGAACAGTCAAGGAACAGAGATAAAAAGCCATACCTACAGAGCTTTAAGAACAAGCAACCTAAAAGAAATATACATTGTAAGGTATGCCGATGATTTCAAGATATTTTGCCGTAATTACTACGATGCAAAAAGAACCTATCAGGCAGTTACAAAATGGTTGCAAGACAGATTAAAACTAAATGTAAGTGAAGAAAAATCTAAAATAACAAATCTAAAACAAAGGTACTCGGAGTTCTTAGGCTTCAAGCTTAAGGTTAAACCAAAAGGCAAAAAGTTTGTTGTACAGTCGCATATAAGTGATAAGGCACTGAAAAATGCAAAAGAAGACATTTCTAAATGTGTTGCGGATATAAAAAGACCTGCAAATGAAAAGGAGCAGTACGAAGCAATAGCCAAGTATAATGCCACTGTTTCAGGCTTGCATAATTATTACCAAATAGCAACAAACGTGAGTTTGGACTTTACTAAAATAGCCTTTCACATTAAAAAGCAGATGAACAATAGACTTGATATTAAAACCAGTGGAACACTAAACAAAGGATTTATCAAAGAAAAATATGGAAAAAGTAAACAGCTTCGCTTCCTTAATGGACATCCGCTAATTCCAGTGGGATATATCAGGACAAAGGACGCAAAACACAAGAAAAAGGTTGTAAATAAATACACTGTAAAGGGTAGAGCTTTCATTCATAAAAATCTACAAATTGATGTAGATACACTTGTCTGGCTGATGAAACACCCTGTGCTTGATAAAAGTATAGAGTTTGCAGACAACAGAATCTCGCTCTTTGCAGCTCAATATGGCAGATGTGGAGTAACAGGTATAAAACTTACACCAAACGATATACATTGCCATCACAAGATACCGCTTGAACAAGGCGGTACAGACAGTTACAGCAACTTAATTCTTGTTACAGAAGCAGTTCATATACTCATCCATGCAACAAAAGAAGATACAATCCAAAAATATATAAAAGAGCTTGGCTTGACAAACAAGCAGATTGAGAAATGTAATAAGCTTAGAAAAATGGCAGAATTGCCACTAATTTAG
- a CDS encoding sigma factor-like helix-turn-helix DNA-binding protein — protein sequence MGKKEYYIYVRGKAVPVSEEVYKAYWKITEHEKYLQRKDWKYNVLPFSVFDYDGHFIDNIVDESIDIEKIVEVKMQIEELNKALNSLTEEERDIITAIFFREESLRSIGERKNRSYQAIGKRRDKILEKLRKLLEDKF from the coding sequence ATGGGTAAAAAAGAATATTACATCTATGTTAGAGGGAAAGCTGTACCTGTAAGTGAAGAAGTCTACAAAGCCTATTGGAAGATAACAGAGCATGAAAAATATCTCCAAAGAAAAGATTGGAAGTATAATGTACTTCCCTTTTCTGTATTTGATTATGACGGACATTTTATAGATAACATCGTAGATGAAAGCATTGATATTGAAAAAATTGTAGAAGTAAAAATGCAAATCGAAGAACTGAATAAGGCATTAAATTCTCTTACAGAAGAAGAAAGGGACATCATTACTGCCATATTTTTCAGAGAGGAGAGTTTACGGTCTATCGGAGAAAGAAAAAACAGAAGCTATCAGGCAATCGGAAAAAGGAGGGATAAGATTTTAGAGAAATTAAGAAAACTTTTAGAAGATAAATTCTAA
- a CDS encoding PDDEXK nuclease domain-containing protein: MDNKELSITSDSEYKKLLSELKEKVRSSQLKAAIKVNYELLDLYWTLGEYIVKNKEQHSWGDAFIKSLAKDLQKEFPDMKGFSETNIKYIRRWYSFYIKGLQGVAKIENNDRNSKGLQPVAQFDERVINHIKQIPWGHNQRIINKCKTIDEAIYYVDKTIENGWSRNVLVHQIESGLYGREGKSITNFEKRLPALQSDLARQTLKDPYNFDFLTIREGYDERELQKELVDKISDFLLELGEGFAYIGKEYHININGDDFYIDLLFYNLKLHSYIVIELKAEKFKPEHLGQLNFYVTAVNRELKTDRDNATIGLLICKDKNDVVCEYSLEQISQPIGISKYEITKLLEAEYKSSLPSIEEIEKKIKEIDTDN; this comes from the coding sequence TTGGATAATAAAGAGCTGTCTATCACAAGTGATAGTGAGTATAAAAAGCTATTGTCAGAGTTAAAAGAGAAAGTAAGAAGTAGCCAACTTAAAGCTGCAATAAAGGTAAATTATGAGTTGTTAGATTTATATTGGACTTTGGGAGAATACATTGTAAAAAATAAAGAACAACATTCATGGGGAGATGCCTTTATAAAATCGTTAGCTAAAGATTTACAAAAAGAATTTCCTGATATGAAAGGTTTTTCTGAAACAAATATTAAGTATATCAGAAGATGGTATTCATTTTATATAAAAGGGCTACAAGGTGTAGCCAAAATAGAAAATAACGACAGAAATTCAAAAGGACTACAGCCTGTAGCCCAATTTGATGAAAGAGTTATCAACCATATTAAACAGATACCTTGGGGACATAATCAAAGGATAATAAATAAGTGCAAGACCATTGATGAAGCCATCTATTATGTTGATAAAACTATTGAGAACGGATGGAGTAGGAATGTACTTGTACATCAAATTGAAAGTGGATTATATGGCAGGGAAGGAAAATCTATAACAAACTTTGAAAAAAGGTTACCCGCTTTGCAATCAGATCTTGCAAGACAGACATTAAAAGATCCATATAATTTTGATTTTCTTACCATTCGTGAAGGATATGATGAAAGGGAACTTCAAAAAGAACTGGTTGATAAGATTTCTGATTTTTTACTTGAACTTGGCGAGGGATTTGCCTACATAGGCAAAGAATATCACATAAATATAAATGGGGATGATTTTTATATTGATTTACTGTTTTACAATTTGAAACTCCATTCTTACATTGTTATAGAACTGAAAGCGGAGAAGTTTAAGCCGGAACATTTAGGACAGCTTAATTTCTATGTAACAGCAGTGAATAGAGAGCTAAAAACTGATAGAGATAATGCTACGATTGGACTTCTTATTTGCAAAGATAAAAACGATGTCGTTTGTGAATATTCATTAGAACAAATATCGCAACCTATAGGTATAAGCAAATATGAGATTACTAAATTACTTGAAGCAGAATATAAGAGCAGTTTGCCGAGTATTGAAGAAATAGAGAAAAAGATCAAAGAAATAGATACGGATAATTAA
- a CDS encoding MATE family efflux transporter has product MKEDMKTQLLTKSPKELLFKLAIPGIIGMIVIGLYPFMDGVFAGWLIGDYAMSAISVSMSLTIINGGISALIGVGSASILSRAIGKGDKETTDKIFGNFCYWVIFFSVIITILGLVFAPHFLDLVGAKGNIKELGVRYLRIVFFGSIFVNFAQAGNMTMRGEGALKQSMMIMGAGAILNIILDPIFMKLMGEYAIEGAAIATVISQIVQAILTFHYFSKKSAFVGIHKIQKYKAIYSEMFSIGSSAMMMQILFAVQQTFLFKQAFAYGGDDWGILMSATMRLYMFSFIPLWGMSQGLQPVIGANFGAKQYGRVKDTMKIFMYGATILAAASWIPSMFCSEKLLSLFSVRREIIEVGVVNFKMFYSTFILYGIMIMTLTFFQSIGDGKKAGMIVMLRQLVLFIPAILLFPKAFGASAVWWTEPIVDFSMIMFGLFLMLNELRKMGKQQITKS; this is encoded by the coding sequence ATGAAAGAAGATATGAAAACACAACTATTAACCAAAAGTCCTAAAGAACTGTTATTTAAGTTGGCAATTCCCGGAATAATCGGGATGATTGTCATAGGATTGTATCCATTTATGGATGGTGTGTTTGCAGGATGGCTCATTGGTGATTATGCTATGTCAGCCATTAGTGTATCTATGTCCTTAACGATTATAAATGGAGGAATATCGGCATTGATTGGAGTCGGCAGTGCCTCAATACTATCAAGAGCAATCGGAAAGGGCGATAAAGAAACGACAGATAAAATATTCGGGAATTTTTGTTACTGGGTAATATTTTTTTCTGTAATTATCACGATATTGGGTTTGGTTTTTGCACCTCATTTTTTAGATTTGGTAGGAGCTAAAGGAAATATTAAAGAACTTGGTGTGAGATATTTAAGAATAGTTTTCTTTGGCTCTATATTTGTGAATTTTGCTCAAGCGGGAAATATGACAATGCGTGGCGAAGGTGCATTAAAGCAATCAATGATGATTATGGGAGCGGGAGCTATATTAAACATTATTTTAGATCCTATTTTTATGAAGTTGATGGGTGAATATGCGATTGAAGGTGCAGCTATTGCAACTGTAATATCTCAAATTGTACAAGCAATATTGACATTCCACTATTTTTCAAAGAAAAGTGCTTTTGTAGGGATCCATAAAATTCAAAAATACAAGGCAATTTATAGCGAAATGTTCAGTATAGGAAGTTCAGCAATGATGATGCAAATTTTATTTGCAGTACAGCAAACATTTTTGTTTAAGCAAGCCTTTGCGTATGGAGGAGATGATTGGGGAATTTTGATGTCTGCTACAATGCGATTATATATGTTTTCCTTTATTCCACTGTGGGGTATGAGTCAAGGCTTACAACCTGTTATTGGAGCTAATTTCGGAGCAAAACAATACGGAAGAGTAAAAGATACGATGAAGATTTTTATGTATGGTGCAACAATTCTTGCAGCAGCTTCATGGATACCATCAATGTTTTGCTCAGAAAAATTACTATCATTATTCAGTGTGAGAAGGGAGATTATTGAAGTTGGTGTTGTAAATTTTAAGATGTTTTATTCTACATTCATCTTATATGGAATTATGATTATGACACTTACATTTTTCCAATCCATAGGAGATGGGAAAAAAGCAGGCATGATTGTAATGCTTAGACAGTTAGTTTTATTTATTCCTGCAATATTACTATTTCCAAAGGCATTTGGAGCGTCAGCAGTTTGGTGGACAGAACCTATCGTAGACTTTAGTATGATTATGTTTGGGCTGTTTTTAATGCTTAATGAACTTAGGAAAATGGGAAAACAACAAATTACAAAAAGTTAG